The DNA segment TTCTGCTTAGCCCAGAAATTCCTCATCTTGTGTGGATAGTATATATGTTTCCATTCTTCCTCCACCAGTTGTAGGAAGTCTTTGTGAGTTGCCCAaacattaaagaacttgaaagctgCCTTAACTCGTGACTCCTTCATATTTATGTAGATCATCATTGGACAATGAACAGAAATATGTGGGAGTTTATATTCAGTCATCAAGTGACCATATTGCAGCATCAATTTTGTATTACCAAAGGCTCTGTCTATCCTGCTCCAGATTCTGTCACTTCCTTGTTGTTTGTTTGTCCATGTATAGTAATCCCCCTTCCATGGCAATTGATTTATCATCAGTTGTTGTATGCATTCTGCAAAGTCTTTTATTTCATGTCTTGTGATTGGTGCCCCTTTTAGTCTATCTTGTGGGCTTATGATGGCATTGAAATCCCCCCAAATAATCCAAGGTTTTCTTATAGATTTAGCCAAGTTCTCCAGTTGATTCCATAATTCTTTCCTCTGCTCCAATGTATTAAAACCATAGACTATGGTTATAATGCAGTCAGTCTGCTGATTTCTGCTCAATATTGCACAATGTATGAATTGTGCTTCCTTTATCAGGATGTCAACTTTGTAAGCATTAGTATCCCATGTTATCTGAATTCTTCCATTTTATGCATATCTATAGTTATTTTCAAACCCTCATTCTGCTGTTATTTTACTATGTATTACCATAGCCCTGTGCTCCTTCACCCTTGTCTCCACTAAATCTGCTAGCTTGATTTTATTCTCTTTGAGATAATTAGCTAATTCTTTTTTGTTATATCTCTTATTCAGTCCCTCATGTTCAATGCTAACCAAGTCATTAATGATGACATATAAAACCTCCTCCTATATCACTAGGTAGGAGTTTTATCATCACTTCATCTTCCCTTTGCAGCAAGTCAAAATCATTCCTTAATGGTATGGTTCTTTCAACTAAAAGCCCAACTGGTCTCCCATTAATCTCTTTAGCCTCCTTTCCCTTTAACAGTCTCTTCTCTTTAGATTGTGGATCCACTTCCTTTGCTTTTACATTTTCTGTTGTTTTTTGGGTTTGCTGGTGAGCTTCCTCAGTCTGGGAATTATGTTTGTCTGCATTGCTATCATTTACATTTCTCTTGTCTTCTTTTGGAATCCATGTCTGTGTCATTTTTGTAGGCACTTGTTTCTTATTTTCAAGTCTGTTGCCCTTTTGCTCATTTCTCATCTTGTTCTTCTTTGCACAGTTGTGCCCAATCATTAGGCAATCATTACAATAGTCAGGTTTCCACTCAAATATCACCAATTGTTGAAATGTTCTTCCTGTTGGATCCATAACAGTAACTTCATCTGGTAGGGGCTTAGTAACATTAACCTCTATTAACATCCTTGCAAATGAAACTCTAGTCTGCTTTGTGGTACACTCATCAACATATTTTGGAACTCCAATTGCACTAGCTATCCTGCTTAGTGAATCTCTGCTCTAACAATTCATTAGTAGACTAGGGAATTTCACCCACAAAGGCAATTCAGTTAAGAATTCAGCAACCATGTTCCAGTTTTGGACTATAAATCTCCTCATATAGTTATATCCTTGTGTTTCCCCAATCACATAAACCACTAGTGCTGCTTTCCATTTATCAGCTTCCCTATTCGTGTCATCCTTATCCAGTTTTACCATGACATTTCCATCAATCAATTCTGGTGGTATGTAATCAAGTGACATACCGTTATTTGATGCTCGATTGCGATTGAAAAGCCTAGACCATGATTTGCTCGTCTCTTGCTCTTTCACTGTTTAATTGAATTGCTTCGCTTCTGGCTATTTGATAGGAATTGCTATACGTTCTTCCATAATTCCTGGTAATTGCATCTTTAGAGATTCACTTGAATTCAATTTCCTTGGTCCAGATGTCGATTCCCCTGATAAAAATGGAGATAAAGGGGGAAATTGGTTTGGTAATGGAGTAATTACTTTCTGTTCGCTTCCATTCTCTAGTGTTTCTGCTATAACCCTAGCACTGACTGACCTTCCTACTGTAACTATTGCTTGTTTTTTGGTCTTCCTCGCCCTCTAGTCATGGCCGCCGCTAACGGTGAAGATTAGCTTAATCTGCGTCGGTCGCCTAACACACAAAGTGTtttttgatatagaaagaatgtgTCTTTGAATAATTTGATACATGCGTATATGTTTTGCCGTCGGGGCttgactattctatatggacacggttcatctgaccATTTGGTCCATTGCAAAATTTTCCTATTGAGGCCCTCTTTGGCGTTAagtattttcttgaaaatataatctctgagggtgatgccccccagtatttgaggttgattaaaaAGAAGACTTGAATACgcttgagttctccttaggtagcacatagttgttgcctcgttaaaaacctcactTGTAAAACTCATTTGGGACAAAattcgatctaagggaaaaagagtgcaacacatgctttaaaacccaaggtcttcgtGTGTAAAGGTGTCATCGACAttgatcgaacacctgcaatgaGTTAGCCTTAAATTTAAATGAAAAAAGTAAAAGTccataccttagcagtaatatcgtttgagtaatgatacattccaattgtttgacAATTGCTCGCCTTTCATCGCTCCAAGTTTGTAAAATCCTTTGCCAACAACTCCGATGACTtgatacggtccttcccaattcaggcccaatttcccttcattcgggtctcgagtattgagggtgactttccgtaGAACTAAGCCCCTAATTCCGAAGTGTCGGAGGTTGGTCCTCCTattatagtatctcttgactctTTGCTTTTGTGCGGCCACCCGAACGAGTGTTGCTTCTtgtttttcatccaatagttagaggctagtattcatagcctcgtgatttgactcctGCGATGCATGTCAAAACCTAGCAATGGGTTCTTCGACTTCGACCAGGATTAAGGCCTCGGAGCCGTATACTAAAGAGAACGGACTAGTCCCCGTGCTGGACTTCAATGTCgctcgatatgcccaaaggaccttgggtagaacttctctctattttccttttgcatcgtccaaccttttctttaggttttgaatgatagttttgtttgttgactcagcttgTCTGTTCCCGGTTGGGTGGTaaggtgtcgataagatcctctTTATTTTGTGTGCTTCAAGGAACTCCGTTACCCTGTTACCAACTAATTgctttccattgtcacatacaatctcagtaggtatcccgaaccgacatatgatgtggtctcagatgaagtcaataacttccTTTTCTCTGACCTTCTCAAAGGcatgcgcttccacccatttagaaaaataatcagtcataaacaaaatgaatttagttTTACCTGCGGCCGCTGGTAGAGGGCCGACTATGTCCATTACCCGTTTCATGAAAGGACAAAAGGACAGAACCGAGTGAAGTTGTTCCTTGGGCTGATGaatcatcggtgaaaacctttggcaATTTGTCACATTTTTTgacaaactccttagtgtctttttccatgttgtcctaGTAATACCATTCTCTAATAATTTTTTGAATCAAAGACTCGGCGCTGGATTGATTCCCACAGGTGCCTTCGTGGACTTATCATAGAACATAATCGATATCCCCTGGCCCTAAACATACCGCCAATGGTCCATCAAACGTCCTTCTGTATAATGTTCCGTTTTCATCTAATGTGaacctagcagccttggttcGCAGAGCCCTCGATTCTTTGTGATCCGATAGgagctttccatttttcaaataatcGATATACTTATTTCTCTAATCCCAAGTTAAGCTCATATAATTTATTTCGGCATGCCCCTCTTCGACCACGAATCTCGATAACTGGACGATAGTCCCCAGGACAATGTCGTCTTCTTCGACCGATGATACCAGATTTGCAAGCGCATAGGCCTCACTATTTTTCTCTTAAGGCACGTGATACagggtccattccttgaagcggtgcaacGTCACCTTTAATTTGTCAAAGTACCTCTGTATTatatcctctcgaacttcgaaGCTTTTGTTCACTTGGTTCACCGCCAATAGGGAGTCGCATTTGGCTTCGATGACTTCTACCCTCAAgctcttagctagctcgagacctgcaatcatagcctcatactcggcttcattgttagttaatctagaagttttgatagattgtctaatagtACTTTCTGTGGGTAGCTTCAAAATAATGCCGAGCCCGGACCCTTTCATATTAGAGGCACCATCCATAAAAAGGGTtcatacccccgatgatgtacctGATCCTAGCAGAAGTTCTTTCTCCACTTTGGGTACGAGGGTCGGTGTAAAATCGGCCACGGAATCagctaagatttgagacttgatagccgttcggggttgatattcgatatcgtacccgccaAGTTCGACTGCCCACATGGCCAATCGACCTGATAATTtgggcttatgcaaaacatttcggAGACGATAAGTGGTTAATACACATattggatgacattgaaaatatggctttAACTTTCTAGGTGTGCTCATTAAtacaagtgctaatttttctaagtgagggtatctagtttcagcatctcccaGAGTTCGACTTACATATTaaatagggaattgcgtaccttgctcttctcggactAATATTCCACTTACCGCTATATCGGACACTGCCAAATATAAGTAAAGcttttcatctaccttcggggtgtgaagcaaagACGGGCTCGATAGGTATCGCTTCAATTCTTTCTAGGCTTGatggcattccggggtccatgcgaaatcttttttctttttaagcaaggaaaagaaaatatgacttCGATCTGATGACCTCGAAATTAATCGACCCAAGACGGCTATCGTCCGGTTAGCCTTTGTAGGACTTTCACACTATCCACGATGGTGatatcttcgatggccttgatctttttggggttgatctcgattccccaattagataccatgaagccgaggaacttgcccaagccgactccaaaggcacatttttcctagttgagcttcatgttgtacttcctcaagatttttaatgtttcctgcaaataagTTAAATGGTCCCCTACGCgtagggacttaaccaacatatcgtcaataCAAACTTCCATCAATTTGCCTATATGTTCCTCAAACATCttgttaactaggcgttgatATGTAGCCCCAGTAATTTTTAGCccaaagggcattacattgtaacagtatGTTCCAAACTTAGTAGTAAACAAGGTCTTCTCCTTGTCCTCCCGGTTCATCTGAATTTAATTATACCcggagtaggcgtcgagaaaggtTAGGAgctcgtggccggccgtggcatcaatcatgcgatcgatattaggcaatggaaaagagtttTTAGGGtatgccttgtttaaatctttataatctacgtacattctaagtttgtttccctttttaggaaCTATGACCACGTTGGCTAACAACTCGGGGTATTTTACTTCCCAAATAAaccttattttaagaagtttggttacctcatcctttatgaatgcatgcttcaCCTCTGACCggacccttctcttttgcttcaccggtttgaaccTTGGGTCGATGGTTAGCCGGTGTGTTGTTATTTCCGGTgggattcctgtcatatctaaatgggaccaagcaaaacaatccatattatcgataagaaat comes from the Nicotiana sylvestris chromosome 4, ASM39365v2, whole genome shotgun sequence genome and includes:
- the LOC104241241 gene encoding uncharacterized protein gives rise to the protein MVKLDKDDTNREADKWKAALVVYVIGETQGYNYMRRFIVQNWNMSRDSLSRIASAIGVPKYVDECTTKQTRVSFARMLIEVNVTKPLPDEVTVMDPTGRTFQQLVIFEWKPDYCNDCLMIGHNCAKKNKMRNEQKGNRLENKKQVPTKMTQTWIPKEDKRNVNDSNADKHNSQTEEAHQQTQKTTENVKAKEVDPQSKEKRLLKGKEAKEINGRPEEVLYVIINDLVSIEHEGLNKRYNKKELANYLKENKIKLADLVETRVKEHRAMEAQFIHCAILSRNQQTDCIITIVYGFNTLEQRKELWNQLENLAKSIRKPWIIWGDFNAIISPQDRLKGAPITRHEIKDFAECIQQLMINQLPWKGDYYTWTNKQQGSDRIWSRIDRAFGNTKLMLQYGHLMTEYKLPHISVHCPMMIYINMKESRVKAAFKFFNVWATHKDFLQLVEEEWKHIYYPHKMRNFWAKQKALREKLRRLNEAEFKGITTRINQAREDLKEIQHNLRQHYSDEQATEEKKVICQLEQWSLIEESALQQKARAKWIKLEDANTSYFSAVIKDRKQRKQILKDSLTEVTAVNTIVMRRENVLSHDQQRLLCEEITEKEIYQGLQAIGDDKAPGVDGYNAVFYKETWPVIQTEFIEAVQEFF